The Chroicocephalus ridibundus chromosome Z, bChrRid1.1, whole genome shotgun sequence sequence AGATCCATCCCTTGCTAATATTGTagctatgctttgttttaaacaagACTGGATTTACTTTGATTTCTAGATTAGTGCGGGTTACATTGAGCAGAACATTTAATGTATCTCATTGATTTTTCCCTGTAATACTGTCGAAACACAAGTCACTGCTCTAATCATTTGTTTTACCATTAAAATTCTGGATGCAGATCTGGTCCCCTGGGATATCTGTGTGTAACCAGATAGTCCATGATCTAATCAGGTTCTGCAAGGAATATGCTATTGCTTCAACACTTAGCAGTAGAAAGCTTGTAGAAAGCTTgatcaaaatggaaaattcatctaatatttaaattaaaatgcagttcaaAGAGACAGCCGTGAAAAGCAGGGGTGTACAAAATTTTAAGACATTTCTCAGATTAAACAAAGCCAAATCGAAGCTAGAGTCTAAGATGATTTGTCGTGACTCCATTTattgttaaagaagaaaatgttataGCTGTCACTTCAATTTATAGGGTTTGTTCCAGTTCGGTTAAAATAGCATCGCCATCAGAAATGACTGACTAGCAGGATTTCATTAATGTGATATTTATTTGCCACAGCATGCGTGCTTCGGAAAGTAATTTGAAAAGCACCTAGAAAAGCATCAGTAGCAGGCAAGGCTTGTGCACTGAACTCATTTTGATGCTAGGATTTGGTCTCTGAGGGCCTAGTGCTGCAGTCCATTTCAGAAATACAAGTCCTGCTGACCTTGAAGGAGTTTTGCAAGTGGCTGAGGAGCCAATCTGCTTGCCACGGTGAATCTGACCAGAAGCATCCCCTCTGGCTGGGACTGCGGGAGtgtggctctgcctgcagccagaCAATATTTCTGTGTGAATGGCCAGAAAGCTAGTGGTAGACAAGGGTGATGAGCATCTTCTAGGGTCAGCTCATCTCACCATAAAGCAAGACAAAGTCCCTTAAAGAGGAATGATCATGTGTTTGCAGATGTCCTTAGCTTTATCAGCTGCTTTCATGTAAATGTCTAAATGCTGAGCAAAataagttgttggttttttcttttgtgttttattgcgttttgggttttttataatgTATGTACCTTGAGACAGAGAGAATCTTTCCTAGCAAAGTGTCTAACGTATTTGTATTCAACTTTGTTATGTTGTGGAAAATGATAACTTCTGTACATAGGTGTGTTAAGTAGTACGTCTCATTCTTGTCAAGAGCATGCAGTGGAGTTTCTGTATTTTAGCAGTGGCATGCAATGCTATCCTTAGCTCTATCTGTTGTATTTATgtagcaaaggaaagcaaagaattttAGAGGTAAATTTAAGAAGGAAAACAGCATTCAGTAACCTTGTTGATGACCAGATGagacttgaaataaaaaaaaaaggtcagaaaggTTACATGTCCTTGGCATTTTTCAACTCATGTTTTAGCTAGCTATAAAGAAGTGTGGTGGATGTTTTTGTTTGGATTTAGTTTTTTCTTTGGTTCTGCAAACCAGACCGTGCATGATTCAGTGTACGGTGCCAGACTCTCCGCTTCTCGTTGACTCTGGGGATTTATTATGTGACTAGCTTTGCTGGAGTTGCACCAGAATTGCTTTGACGTTCAGAGCCTCCTGACTTCGGTGAACTTGAAGGCATAAGTAAGAGGTCGAAGAGAGTGAGGGAGCGCCCAGACAAGCAGTGAAACAGGCACTACATTTACTTCAAGTTCCTGCAAGGTGCTGGTGGCGTAAATGCTGCCAGACAAATGTAGTGTATTGAGAAAAAGGGCAAGGGAGGAGTCTGTTGATGAGCGATGGTAAAGGTCAGAAAACTATGTTTGTTAAGAAAGAATCACTAATGACTTTAAATGTATGAAAACAATATTGatcatttccctttgttttgtttttagggtCTCATGATTCATTTAGCTTCTACATCGATGAAGCCTCTCCAGTTGGGCCTGAGCAGCCAGAGACGGTCCAgaattttgtgtctgtttttggGACTGTGGCTAAAAAGCTGATGAGGAAGTGGTTGGCTACACAGACCATGAACTTCACCAGCCAGCTGGGGGCAGGTATACGGTATTTTGATCTTAGAATTTCTACCAAGCCCAGAGACCCAGACAATGAACTCTACTTTGCTCATGGTTTGTTCAGTGCCAAAGTCAAGGAGGGTCTGGAAGAGATCAATGCGTTTCTTGCTGACCACCCAAAAGAAGTGGTCTTCTTGGACTTCAATCACTTCTACGGGATGCAGAAATACCATCATGAAAAGCTTGTCCAAATGCTCAAAGACACATACGGAAACAAAATGTGTCCTGCTATATTTGCCCATGAAGTCAGCCTCCAGTATCTGTGGGAAAAGGAACACCAAGTGCTGGTGTTCTACCACAGTCCAGTGGCTCTAGAGGTACCATTTCTTTGGCCAGGCCAGATGATGCCAGCTCCTTGGGCAAACACAACAGATCCGGAAAAACTGATTCAGTTCCTCCAGGCGTCAATCAccgaaagaagaaagaagggctCCTTTTTTATATCTCAAGTAGTGCTGACACCAAAGGCTAGTACAGTGGTGAAAGGGGTTGCTAGTGGTCTCAGAGAAACGATCACAGAAAGGTACGTTTTTGGTGGGCAACGTGTGCTGATTGTGCTGAATATGTGTGTTGGtaatgctgcttttctcattccttttaaAGAAACTCCAGCAGATGTGTTTCTTACATGCTACTGTGGATTAGTCAGAACTTTGTCATAAtcctaaaatatttaaagagaaacaCATTGAAGGAGAagcttttgcatttgaaataaaatctggCACTAAAGCCTAATAAAATTTTATGAGATtggcttacctttttttttttttccttcctgaatgcagatttttccatttgttttgtttttcaaatgtggtTTCTTACCATGAGCACTGAACATCTTTCCTTGGATTTCCTTACTGGATGTGGACAAATCTCTTCTGAATGATCTAGATCATTAAAGTTTTTGTGTATGTATCAGTCTTCAGGTATCgggtaaataattttttcattttggctCACCAGCAAAGCCAGACAATGCAGAATTTGCATCCCTAACTACCTTTGTACACCTtaaagaggcatggcttttctCACttgtcttggtttgaggtaaaacagaaggaattttccttttagtgattttacttttcagttaagtcgcTATTAACTAAcagcactttctgaaattaacagcacatttttcaggcagtgtctgcttctagcagataaggcctgatgtttatagttaataccaataCTAACTTTGTGGtgtgccctgttggagggtcggaagcggcaAAGCATAGAGTGGTCGCACCTGCAGTGAGGAGTGAacgggacaggggacccaaaacttaccaatagggtattccatcccatctgcatcatgctcagtataaaagctgagggatcaaagggtcatccgtctttcttcagtggccagtgtccgaggaggactctgtctgctcatctgcctttgatcctgatccttGCGTTCCTGACttcagatccagaatccagttcccagccgttgctgagtccagtctgggacttccccagtgcctgccagtgatgtgattgTCACCCTGGGACCTCGATACTggatttgtatatattgtatatatttcattattttcttaataatattattatattttctttttattattaatatttcattaaagtagtttaatttcttCTTGACCCGtaagttttttctctctctcttactctctctcctttctttgaagGCAGAGAGGTTAAGGAGAGCATCTGTCTTTTGTTTAGTGTCCAGTCCAGACCAAACCATGACATCTCTGCATATCATCACACATTATATCACATTTGCCTCCTAACAGGCTATCATCTATCATACAGGAAAGAGACTGCAGATCGTTGTAGAGGTTCTGTACCTGGAATATTGTGTTGACAGGCCATTAGTTGTTACATTACAAAAAAAGCCATCTGTGCAAGACATGCATTATTTATACCATTCTGACTTTGATAAATCACAGCCAATTTTCAGCTTAAAGGCATATATGTGTGACTATGTTCTTGACAACTTGGTAGGAAACCTGAAATTTAATGCCAAGACACAagagctattttttccccccttataaaaataaataaataaataaataaaataagggtTGCAGagtgtaaaacaaacaaacaaaaaccaaaaaaataaaccaaaaacctcaccacaattaaaaataaatagataaaataaatgcatacatatagagagagagagagagagagagagagacagagagagagaggggatcAATGGCCTGCTAACGTTTTGCTCTCTGCATGGATGTGCCTCTGCCAGGAAGGTGTATTGGGAACGCTGTCCTCTTCTATGAGATGAATGATGCAGTGCCTGTGACACTGCAACCAGCTAAGAAAGCATGCCTCATTTTTAAGAAAGGTTGAGCCGTTTTTATGGCAGCTTTCCCAAGCGACTGTTAACTtgaaaaaacaggggaaaactTTACCTGAAATGGTAAAACACTGACACAGAAGGTTTTTATAAGCAGTGGGATATGATTCAGAAGTGCTTGTGCGACTGCACTTGCAGCTGTTTGTACATCCTCCACATATGTTTTTATAGGCACGATTGGACTCAGAATTTCCCTTTCTGCTGAGTTTGAAGAGCACTacttgaaatactttgaaattttttGATGGATTTTACTGTTAAACACTCACCTTGTTGTTCAGGGATTCTTTAGAACATGAGCTGTTTAGAGAGAGTGTTCTTTAGAACATGAAGTAGGACAATCAAGAAACTACCACGTTCTTCTTAAAACTTTCTGCATCAATAAAATGGCCATtaaaaaaccttttcttcttctctgactCATAATGTGCTTCCTTGAAGCTGTTcggaaaaataaaaacttcaattGGATTCCAGCTATATTTGACTAAGCTCTGAATGATTTGAGCCTTTGAACTCTTAGTATGCCTTTCTCTGCAGCAAATTTTGAGATTATTACTAACttgaaatgtcagaaaataaTTGGGCCAGAATACctggaaatgttgtttttccaAATTGCAACTGAGATTTTTCACATGAGCCATAAGTGTGTAATCACATCTGCTGCATGActacttctttccttctttgcataACTCTTTTAACCATTGCAAAAGAAACTGACCTTTAAAATTATCTCCAAAGCTAGTATTTAGTCTTCCAAGTGTGGCATCTCATTTTGAACTTTCGTTtgtatttttgttacaaaaatacAATGCAGGAAGGTACTGGCTTGGAATGTGTGTTAATCAGCATAGAAACTGAGCTTGTATATTGAGTTAACTGTTCTAAAAGCAAACATCAAATACGCTCAGAACTCCTTCTCATTTGGTGATGatcctgttaaaaaaatagaTGAGCAACTAAAGTATGCAGCACGATTAGTAGAGTTTGCAGAATTCTCTTCAGTCTCGCTGCATTAATGTTTCAGTA is a genomic window containing:
- the PLCXD3 gene encoding PI-PLC X domain-containing protein 3, which translates into the protein MASSQGKNELRFADWMAALPGSIHRTPLTNLAIPGSHDSFSFYIDEASPVGPEQPETVQNFVSVFGTVAKKLMRKWLATQTMNFTSQLGAGIRYFDLRISTKPRDPDNELYFAHGLFSAKVKEGLEEINAFLADHPKEVVFLDFNHFYGMQKYHHEKLVQMLKDTYGNKMCPAIFAHEVSLQYLWEKEHQVLVFYHSPVALEVPFLWPGQMMPAPWANTTDPEKLIQFLQASITERRKKGSFFISQVVLTPKASTVVKGVASGLRETITERALPAMMQWVRTQKPGESGVNIITADFVELGDFISTVIKLNYDLDEGEDDTT